The sequence GTCAGATTGACAACATCGACTCCGCCTTCAACGCGTACATCTTCACCGGAATAAACAGCTGATGGCGAACCAGATGCACCCATGATCCAGCCTCTGCTGCCACCCAGATACCGAACTTTAGCTGCGTGCATAGCCTCTACAGAGTGAATCTGCAAAGCTACAGTCAGAATATCCGGTGCGCTGATCAAATTACCAGCCTGGCCTTTGTAAGCACGAACACCGGTATCTTCAAATGCCTGGGCAAGAGCCATGAAAGTCCGATAGTTCGAGAACGTATCAGGATAGGCTCCTTTGGCAGAGAAATCAAAATTAGGCTTCGGAATAGCTGCACCGCCCAACGCTGATTTCAGCAAGGCAACGTGCGCATTTTCGTGTTTGGCAATTTGCTGGAAGGTATTCCAGCCTTCCATACCCGTAATCAGATTTGGCGAGGCCAGACCCCGATTGTAGAATTCAGCTTCGAGGTATTCCAGCGTCAGCGCGAAGTTGAGTACATCTGTAACAACGCTGCTTTGCGCATAGGCTTTGTTCAGAATGGCTCCAAAGGCTACTGGTGCAACACCTGTCAGTGCTTTTTTGAGGAAATTATGGAAAACGTGACGACGCGATACATGGTCAAGCCGTTCGTACACGTCAGCATCAACCTTCTCAATTTCAGTAAGTATGTTTTGTAGATTCATGGCTGTTTATGTTTAGGCACGACGTCCGTTTTTACCATTAATAATTTCCAGAACAAACGGCCGAACCAGAGACAGAACTTCTTCCGGTGTCCGTGCCTCACCCAGACCAGATGCTGCTGCAACGATATCGTCACCGGCAAAAGAGGTCGTCTGAGGATTCACCAGCTCACTGATAATTGCCGTATGGCGAGCTTCTACCGACACAATCTTACCAGCCAGCAGCAGGTAATCGGGCGTAGTGATGTACTTTCCAGCTCCATTGTAGGCCGAAACACCGATTGCTTCAAAAACACGGGCGGTGCCAAGTACAGATGCCCGGCTACCAAAGTTAATGCTGCTGAAGTTCGGGGTCAGACCCGGAATGGCAGCACTCCCCAAAGCGGCCTTGAATAATTCACGGTGAGCGATCTCATGATCACGGATATCACTCAGAATCGCCATTTCATACCCGTTGATTCCTGAATAAGGCGTCTTGATTACCTGGGTGTAGAAAGCGGCTTCTAATTGTTCCAGCGCGTAAGCATAGTTTAATACGTTCACGTCCTTAGAACCAATGTCGCCCAAGTCGATTGCTTCACCAGCGCGAGCTGAGCCTGTGGCAACGGTTGGGT comes from Spirosoma aureum and encodes:
- a CDS encoding ferritin-like domain-containing protein, producing the protein MNLQNILTEIEKVDADVYERLDHVSRRHVFHNFLKKALTGVAPVAFGAILNKAYAQSSVVTDVLNFALTLEYLEAEFYNRGLASPNLITGMEGWNTFQQIAKHENAHVALLKSALGGAAIPKPNFDFSAKGAYPDTFSNYRTFMALAQAFEDTGVRAYKGQAGNLISAPDILTVALQIHSVEAMHAAKVRYLGGSRGWIMGASGSPSAVYSGEDVRVEGGVDVVNLTGLGVDQVTGAFDEPLTKEQVLAIATPFLA
- a CDS encoding ferritin-like domain-containing protein, translated to MEKLQNDPTATPQGLTGKASAALGRRVFMRYLGATAAAGVVLSACHDQIVDPTVATGSARAGEAIDLGDIGSKDVNVLNYAYALEQLEAAFYTQVIKTPYSGINGYEMAILSDIRDHEIAHRELFKAALGSAAIPGLTPNFSSINFGSRASVLGTARVFEAIGVSAYNGAGKYITTPDYLLLAGKIVSVEARHTAIISELVNPQTTSFAGDDIVAAASGLGEARTPEEVLSLVRPFVLEIINGKNGRRA